GCTCAAATGGGCCGTACGATGTGGGTATTGAACAACGGTGGATATGGTGCTTGCGGCCCAAATGGGTTTAGACTCTTTTTGTCTTCAATTTTACtatcaaataaaacaaagaagttGTTACATTTGATTTGAGTGATTGATTTTTGTGGCTTATATTTACATAGTTGGTCTAACCGCGTGGCACGACATGAAAGATGAGGACAAGGACCAGGATGGTGATACTAGGCCACACATTAGTAGGTGAACCAATCTTGTCACTTATTAATTTAGAAAAGGATGCTAAGGTTTCGGAGCCGTTCATTTATGTGTATGTAGATAATTTCTAATTCATGTGTACGTAAGTGATTCGTAATTAATTACTGACCGTTCATGCATGTAGCATAATACATTAATGTACATAATGCATCAATGATCAACATTTATTGTGTAGCacttttagaaaaatacaaacctCCAACTTACATATCTAAATTTTGTAGTACTTCCAATGTACCAAAATAGTCATTGTCGGCAAATGGATGGGGATTTTGCTAAGCATGTGAATTTAACAAACTACCCTTTTAGTCATCATTTGTTAAGGTTGTGATGCCGTCTAAACATTCTGAAGATGGAGAAAGTTGAaagaaattttctataaaagaaacaaaaaccataGCAATGATACAAAAAGGTGTTGAGACTATTTATACAGTTCCAACATGTTCCTATTGTTTAGTTTGGCCTTGGTCTTTCATTTGTAGTATCTTGTGAATTTCCCTGAGATGCTGTTGTTCCGGAAAACATTTCCATCACTGATCTCAAAGCTCCGCTTAGTTCCTCGGGCATTTGTTCTccgaaattgaaattgatgtTACCCCCAATCCTTATTCCCGGTTCATCAAATCCCTCGGTACTGCTATCATCTCCTTGGTTATCTGGAGAATGTTGTCCTTGGTACGCATTTGCAGCCATGTTCATAAACATATTTGCAAATTCAGCAGGAAGAGCACCTGTATTAAATGGCATAGAACCAAACGGAGGAGGTGCAGCATGGCTTCTCGACCCTCCTGTAGACTGGTTGGGGTGTTCCGAAGCACTGCTACTACTAAACGAACTTGTGTTCTGTATAAGAtgagggaaaaagaaaaggattacataaaaatgacaaattaTACTTGTCAATAAATCATATCCTTCTCCCTCAAGAAAAGTGTCATGCTACTTAAGTTCATCTTCTATTtcttaaaagttaaaacagTAGAGATGATAGGGaaaagtagagaaagaaattagTCAAACAGCCAAAAGCATGCTAACTGGTGTCACCCCCAGCAGAGCATTGTGGACCTGTCTTCTAGCAGACGGGCACTTTTTCCTTAATATCAATGTATTACCTGACCAGATTCTGCTCGTTGTTGTTCCTCTCTCAATTTCTGAACAGCCACCTATTGGgttcaaataacaaaaacaaactgATCAAAGAAGTAGTcataagaaataaagaaaagaagaaggcaCACAAGAACCAACCCGTATATTTTCTTTCACAGCTTCATTGCCCGGATCCAATTGCAATGCTGAAAGATTAAAACCCCCAATTATGAAATGTTAAATACTACCTTTCTATAAATCTGCTTCCCCATTTTTTGTATCCCATATTAGCTTGGCATTGGCAAAGGTACTTTAAAAAGATTCTCTTACTAACCTTTCTTGAATCCTTTCTCAATAGCATCACTGTAGTTCCCTTGTGCATAATAAGCTAATCCCAGACGACTGTATGCCTTGCTATAATTGGGGTCAATTTCAATGGATTTAAGGCAATCTCTGATTGCTTCAGTATATTTGTGCATCTGAGTGTAAGCCGCTGCCCTGAATGTACCTCATAtatatcaattaaaatttccAGTTTCAAGAAACAATAAGGGTGGCAATTTGCTGCAACTAgacaaatgaaacaaaatttttcCAGAGTGCTTACTAAAATAATACTAACTTGACATCAAACATTTGAAGAATAGTTTATCCATATTGTCTGAGAAAACAATAAttgttttccttctttgaCAATCCTCATTactttttatcttcttttggACAATTGAAATATGTGAAGGATATATGTACATTTGAAAACTAACATGTTAAACTACCATTTCCTAGAATCAAGTAATCTGAAAATGTTGAGAATTTTCTGATGTAGCAATTTGTTGTTTTAACATAAAGATTAATTCACAACAGATATCTTTATGTGTCATTCCTTCTGGGAAAACTGAGAAAAGGTAGAAGACTAAAACTGTAATTGAATAATTCCTAGTACCAAAAATGTAAGCACAAGTTGGTAGTGCACCTGTTACAGTAGTAAACAGCATTACTTTCACAAAGTGCAATGGCACAGTCATACAACTCAATTGCCTTGGGGTACAGCGTTGATTGCATGGCCTTATTAcctaacaaaatgaaaatcacaTAACAGAATTAGCCTCTGCAAAGAATGTTGATACTCCGTGTAGAGTGACATATTTAATGAAGCATAAGGTAAGATGCAGATATTCACCAATGCCCTTGATGCATTTTTTCATTTCCAAGGATATAGAAAAAAGATATTGTCATGTATAACAGGACAGTGAGTGAGAGAACTCACGGAGAGATAGAAATGAATTGGCTTTCTGATAAGAAACAAGAATTTcgtggaaaagaaaaaagaaatacaaaacaagATGGACACGGAGTCCATCAGGAGCAAACACctagaaaaccaaaatgaatgGGCTTTAAACCACATTTCCTCAATTTGACAATGTAAAGTAGTTCAAAAGTGACATACTAACAAACCAACCAAAGCCATATGAGCGTTAAATACCTTGTGATTTCAAGGTCTCTGCCAGATTTTTAGGACTGAATTCCTCGCATCCAGATCTTTCCATCTCCTGAAGCAGCAAatgattttcttcttattaATAAGACTTTTAAAGGTGAAACAGCAGCAAGAACATTCCATTTAAGCACAATCTTGGGGTTAAACTCCTGGGGAGTACAATATTAATCACAATGAAGATCATGCAACAAAAGTTCCAAAATGGAAGCAATAATTCAAACGTAAATATAACAAGGGTCATGAACTAAAACCAGAAAGGAAAATGGATAATGTCTAACACAATGATTTGTGTAGCTGGAAGTTTAAAACCATTTGGATTGATTTTAAACTTCGAGAGAATCAGTTGTCCAATCCCTTCACATCACTCCCAATCCTCAACTCTTAGCTTTCCCCAAGAATTGCAAATCCTGGATGCTATACATCAAGAGCGTGCACCACACACATTGCCTCATGTATAAATGGTGGTTACATTATCAAATCTCACAACAAACTACAGAATCATTGGGAATTACAATACCCTGATCTGATGTATGGGGCCACACCGATACATTTATCTTTACAATTAAGTGTAAAGTTGGTTTCCCTTACCCAGTTTCATAATTCACTTCTGATATACAGTTTAATCTGCTATTATAATGGGACCATAGGCCTTCTATTAAAATCCTCTCAATCACAAAAGAGAACATTAACTCTAATCTGATATGTTTCAAATATCTGAATTCAGCAATTTAGCATGTACCTAAGCTGCAAAGCATGACACTCTTTAAAGATGCTAGATGAGGCTAGAGGATAATTCATCAGCAAACCAAATTTAAGCaacattaataaaattatgaggatgaggaggatAAATTTCTAGGACTTATTTTGATGGACATCTTAGTCATCCTTCAGGtagattttctttctttttaacaGAAGTAGTTTTCTATGGTggaaaaaaatcatgcaactATAAAGATACAATTTTTATGGAATTCACATgtaacccaaagaaaaaagggagagagagagagagagagagagagagagagctcgcATACAGCTAAAGCATCATGGAATAAATTAGTCGCTTTGTCTAATCTGACTGGGTCATCATTACCATCAGGCAAGGTCTTAAAATAGAGACTTCTCTCAAGGGCAGAAAAGAATTGCCCAAATAGTGCATCTTTGGACTCCCCTGCCAATAACACGATCATCAAATGCAAATTTAATATGCACTTATACTCAATTATTAAAATGCATAAAGAACTCTAAACAGCAAAAACTTTCATTTCATACTGTCAATGCAATTCCATTTATAATATGAGATTCATGTGCACATTAAATGAATAGATCAACAAAGTTCAAATCTAATTAgactattttttgtttcttttgagaAAGATCCTTCTAAAATAACTTAATAATAATCATGTTTAGCATCATCCTCTTACCAggacattttaatttataaagtaACAATGTCAACAGCAATTAGAACATAACTACAATCCAATTCATTGAGGCTAGGCGTTTCTGGTCTCGCAAGGCGAGGCATAAGCCCTGTAGTGCTGAGGCATAAAACTTTCGggacatgaatttttttaatcaaaatatataaagttaaaacaaaaataaaaaaaataatgaaaataatggGTCATTTATCAATAAAGAGCACAAAACAGCACCCCCGGTATGGCTACTAAGGATTCGATATAGGATTGAGGCTAGGAGAACCAT
The window above is part of the Prunus dulcis chromosome 1, ALMONDv2, whole genome shotgun sequence genome. Proteins encoded here:
- the LOC117637788 gene encoding small glutamine-rich tetratricopeptide repeat-containing protein, whose amino-acid sequence is MAPLKTDSPISCRIVRSFLDFLNSVEPASGVDLESLEVAKECLQETFKLNIPATDDWIKPVSLVDIFSSLELNKLQENNSDHGHGSSSVDAASSSAAQGSADANLSKASKSLGEDLTSKDHALGESKDALFGQFFSALERSLYFKTLPDGNDDPVRLDKATNLFHDALAEMERSGCEEFSPKNLAETLKSQGNKAMQSTLYPKAIELYDCAIALCESNAVYYCNRAAAYTQMHKYTEAIRDCLKSIEIDPNYSKAYSRLGLAYYAQGNYSDAIEKGFKKALQLDPGNEAVKENIRVAVQKLREEQQRAESGQNTSSFSSSSASEHPNQSTGGSRSHAAPPPFGSMPFNTGALPAEFANMFMNMAANAYQGQHSPDNQGDDSSTEGFDEPGIRIGGNINFNFGEQMPEELSGALRSVMEMFSGTTASQGNSQDTTNERPRPN